The sequence TTTCCATAAAAGCGCATGTCATTCCATGTACTAGTTGTCgtagaaaaaaaatgaaatgaaatgaaatgacgCACACTAGGCTACTTTTACGCACAACATTTTCCCACTCTGGGTGTGTGCGgccgggagagagagatagggagaggcatataatataataatagtgCAGCACCCTCACCAGTCATTTGTGTATGAGCCATTGTTGTGATGTGTTAGATGTCATATTGATCTTCATAATAAGAAGAATACATACTGGAGAGGACAGCAGCACCCTCACCAGCCATTCCTAACCTGTGATGTGttaatcatcatcatcagaagCATCCTAATACTATAGCGTATTGGAATGTGTTTCCCATTTGGATGATTTCAGTGATTTGATTTGTCACAAAGTAACAAAGTCGGAGGGAAACAGAGTAGCCTAGCCCTTCTCACTCAGCTGCctgcgggcgggcgggcgggcttagggcagactgtctgtctgtccctcactccAATTGGATAAGGCCACACCGGCCCGGTGGCCAATCGCTGCCTCTTGTGGCGAGGTATAAGTAAGGCTGTCGAGGTGCCCAGCGGCTCATTGAGACTTTCTGTGACTTACTGAAGCTACCAATATGAGCGGAAGAGGCAAAACCGGAGGCAAGGCCAGGGCCAAGGCAAAGACACGTTCATCCCGTGCCGGACTCCAGTTCCCCGTGGGCCGTGTGCACAGGCTGCTGCGCAAAGGCAACTACGCCGAGCGTGTGGGCGCTGGCGCACCAGTATACCTGGCCGCCGTGCTCGAGTACCTGACTGCTGAGATCCTGGAGTTGGCCGGCAACGCTGCCCGTGACAACAAGAAGACTCGTATCATCCCCCGTCACCTGCAGCTGGCGGTCCGTAACGACGAGGAG is a genomic window of Salmo trutta unplaced genomic scaffold, fSalTru1.1, whole genome shotgun sequence containing:
- the LOC115190158 gene encoding histone H2A; the encoded protein is MSGRGKTGGKARAKAKTRSSRAGLQFPVGRVHRLLRKGNYAERVGAGAPVYLAAVLEYLTAEILELAGNAARDNKKTRIIPRHLQLAVRNDEELNKLLGGVTIAQGGVLPNIQAVLLPKKTEKAVKAK